GCAGTTACGGCTTGGACGCCCTCGAGTGCCTTCTCGGTATCGAGGATCTTGCCGAGGTTCAGTACCTTGAAGAGGTTGAATTCGAGATCGCGGACGTTGCTCTTGTGGTGGCTCATGGGTATCCTTTCGCCGCTGCGTTTCAGTCGATGCCGGATGCGGAGTATTGCGAGGGGGGTTGGAGCTCAAGTTGTTTGGCGATGCGCAAATCCGCGGGAGCAACCGGTAGCGCTGACGGCGACGATCGTGGTAGTCATTTCTTGTTCTGTATGGCGAGCGCGATCGCGTTGCGAATGGTCGTTCGCGGGAATCCGAAGCGGTCGACGAACGGCCGGACGATGCCGGGGATGCGGGCCGTGACAGACAGCGCCTTCGGCGCAACGATCAGATCGGAGCGGTTCTCAATGCCGTCGACGATGGCGTCCACGACGACCTCGCGCGGAACCATTTTCCACAGGCCACTCTGGTTGCCTCCCCAGACGGTGCTGGCGGCGGGATCGGCGTGGACGTGTTCCATCATCGGGGTGGGGAAGAACGTGGGGTGAGCAGTGCCGACGCCCACGCCGGCATCGCGGAGCTCCAGTCGGGTGGAATCGGCGAACGCCCACACCCCGGCCTTGGCGGCGCAGTACGGGCCGTTGAGTGGTCCGTGCACGAAGGCTGCCATCGACGAAATGGCGAGCAGGTAGCCCTTGGTCTTCTCAACGTGGGGGACCCCGGCCCGAAAGGTGCGCCAAACTCCGTTGAGGTTGATATCGATCGCACGCTCGAAATCCGTGCCCTCCAGGTCCCACAGGGGTACCGCGGGCGGCGCGATCCCGGCGTTGGCGATCACGGTGTCGATGCGGCCGAAATGCTCTGCGGCAGCACTCATTGCCTGTTCGAGCGCCACGAGATCGCGGACGTCGGCGGTCCAACCGCGGACTACGGTTTGCGGTCCGAGTTTCGCGGCCTGCGCGTCGACCGACTCCAGCTCGAGGTCGACCAGGGCGAGGTTGGCGCCGCGCTCGCGCAGGGCTTGGGCGAGGGCGGTGCCCAGTCCGCCGGTGGAACCGGTGATGACGACGGTGCGTCCGGCGAGGTTGAATTTGGGCATCTGTGGCTTCCTTGATTGTGGCAGGAACGGGATGTCAGGAACGGTCGTATACGAGGAGGCGAGTTGGCCGGCGACGTTGACCTCGAACGCGTCGCCGAAGTCGATGCAGAACCACAGTCCGCCGCGGTGGCGAGGGTCAGATTTGGGTCGCGTGGTGGCGGCGCTCGATCTGCCGGATCAGGTCCTGGCTCGTGTGGTCACGGTCGAGAAGCGCATCTGTTAGTGGATTGACGATGCCTCGCAGGGCGGAGACAGCAGCCCACCAGCGCGGCGCGAACATGCGCGGTGCTCGTGTCTGCAAACCACGGACGAGCCCGGCGGCCACGACCTCAGGCTCGGAGAACATGCCAAGGGGCCCGCGAAATGCGTGGTTGAACAGCCGATTCAGCAGTTCGTCGTCCTGCGTGGAATGGGTGATCGGGGTCTTGGTCCAGCTGGGATACAGAACGCTGGCTGAGGCGCCGTGAGGGGCAAGTTCAGCGCGCAGACTGCGGGCGAGCATCTCGACTCCGGCCTTGGACGCTCCGTAGGCGGAGTTGAACACTGCATTGAGGAACGAGTAACCCGATCCGGTGATCACGACCTGACCCTTGTTCTCAATCACCTGCGCCAGGGCGGGCTTGATGGTGCGAATGACGCCGAGCAGGTCGACCTCAATGACCCGCTCATAGGTCGCCAGGTCGGCGGTCGCGAGCGTCACGGGTGGATCGTTAGAGATGCCGGCGTTGGCCCACACGATGTCGAGGCGGCCGAACTCTGCGACGGTCGCGGCGACTGCCGCGTTCATCTGATCGACGTCGGTGACGTCAGCGGCGAACGGAAGCGAACTGCCCGCCGGCAACTGGGCGGCGAGCGCGGTCACGGCATCGTCGGACAGGTCCACGAGAGTTACTTTGGCGCCTTTGGTGATGAGCATGCGCGCACTCGCGGCGCCGATGCCGCCGCTGGCTCCGGTGATAAGGATGACTTTTCCGGACAGGTCATAACTGGACATTGGATCTCCTCGGTCGTCGGTGGTGTGGAACTCGGTCGATG
The nucleotide sequence above comes from Mycobacterium vicinigordonae. Encoded proteins:
- a CDS encoding SDR family NAD(P)-dependent oxidoreductase — its product is MSSYDLSGKVILITGASGGIGAASARMLITKGAKVTLVDLSDDAVTALAAQLPAGSSLPFAADVTDVDQMNAAVAATVAEFGRLDIVWANAGISNDPPVTLATADLATYERVIEVDLLGVIRTIKPALAQVIENKGQVVITGSGYSFLNAVFNSAYGASKAGVEMLARSLRAELAPHGASASVLYPSWTKTPITHSTQDDELLNRLFNHAFRGPLGMFSEPEVVAAGLVRGLQTRAPRMFAPRWWAAVSALRGIVNPLTDALLDRDHTSQDLIRQIERRHHATQI
- a CDS encoding SDR family NAD(P)-dependent oxidoreductase — its product is MPKFNLAGRTVVITGSTGGLGTALAQALRERGANLALVDLELESVDAQAAKLGPQTVVRGWTADVRDLVALEQAMSAAAEHFGRIDTVIANAGIAPPAVPLWDLEGTDFERAIDINLNGVWRTFRAGVPHVEKTKGYLLAISSMAAFVHGPLNGPYCAAKAGVWAFADSTRLELRDAGVGVGTAHPTFFPTPMMEHVHADPAASTVWGGNQSGLWKMVPREVVVDAIVDGIENRSDLIVAPKALSVTARIPGIVRPFVDRFGFPRTTIRNAIALAIQNKK